One window of Gloeothece citriformis PCC 7424 genomic DNA carries:
- a CDS encoding isochorismatase hydrolase, which yields MMSQLNNHTLPIPSFFTPEQVGKVWRVPYQERATQAKHWATQYEIQPAITDSPKICLLLIDVQNTFCIPEFELFVGGKSGLGAVEDNIRLCEFIYRNLNVITAITPTMDTHNAMQIFHPIFWVNEAGEHPHPMTSISLKDIEKGVWKVNPAVAHTLANTPEEMLHQYALYYAQQLSQKGKYDLTIWPYHSMLGGIGHALVSAVDEAIFFHNIARQTQTHFEMKGHHPLTENYSVFSPEVTEGVKGQVIAQKNTGFLEKILGFDAVFMAGQAKSHCVAWTVEDLLTDIREKDSSLAQKIYLLEDCTSPVVVPGGVDFSEQADNAFKRFADAGMQVVKSTDFRDICPQINADKRG from the coding sequence ATGATGAGCCAACTTAATAATCATACCCTTCCTATTCCTTCTTTTTTTACTCCTGAGCAAGTGGGAAAAGTATGGCGAGTTCCTTATCAAGAAAGAGCAACTCAAGCCAAACATTGGGCAACTCAATATGAAATTCAACCGGCTATTACAGATAGCCCTAAAATTTGCTTACTTTTAATCGATGTACAAAATACTTTTTGTATTCCTGAATTTGAATTATTTGTTGGGGGGAAATCAGGGTTAGGTGCAGTTGAAGATAATATTAGGTTGTGTGAATTTATCTATCGGAATTTGAATGTAATTACCGCAATAACCCCCACAATGGATACTCACAACGCCATGCAGATTTTTCACCCTATTTTCTGGGTTAATGAGGCAGGAGAACACCCTCATCCGATGACATCCATTAGCTTAAAAGATATAGAAAAAGGGGTTTGGAAAGTTAATCCGGCTGTGGCTCATACTTTAGCTAATACCCCCGAAGAAATGTTACATCAATACGCTCTATATTATGCTCAACAATTAAGCCAAAAAGGGAAATATGATTTGACGATTTGGCCTTATCATTCTATGTTAGGAGGAATCGGTCATGCTCTTGTTTCTGCTGTGGATGAGGCTATATTTTTTCATAATATTGCACGGCAAACTCAAACACATTTTGAGATGAAAGGACATCATCCTTTAACTGAAAATTATTCGGTGTTTAGTCCAGAAGTGACTGAGGGAGTTAAAGGACAAGTAATAGCTCAGAAAAATACGGGTTTTTTAGAGAAAATATTAGGGTTTGATGCGGTTTTTATGGCTGGACAAGCTAAGAGTCATTGTGTGGCTTGGACGGTTGAGGATTTGTTAACAGATATTCGGGAAAAAGATTCGAGTTTGGCTCAGAAAATTTATTTATTGGAGGATTGTACTTCTCCGGTTGTTGTTCCTGGGGGAGTTGATTTTAGTGAGCAAGCGGATAATGCTTTTAAACGTTTCGCTGATGCGGGGATGCAGGTGGTTAAGTCTACGGATTTTAGGGATATTTGTCCGCAGATAAACGCGGATAAACGCGGATAA
- a CDS encoding DUF2231 domain-containing protein: MTQTPNIPPVIESDEREYRDTGVPSTVAIAGHPIHPLLVTFPIAFLCGVLATDIGYWITSDLFWSRASMWLIGAGVATGIIAAITGLLDFLKINRVRQHSAGWIHMVGNVIALALSLVNFGYRWGNEAQAIIPTGIILSLIVATTLGVTGWYGAELVYRHKVAVIGYGPNERP, translated from the coding sequence ATGACACAAACTCCAAATATTCCTCCCGTAATTGAAAGTGATGAGCGGGAATACCGTGATACGGGTGTACCTAGTACAGTAGCGATCGCCGGTCATCCCATTCATCCTTTACTGGTGACTTTTCCCATTGCCTTTTTGTGTGGGGTATTAGCCACAGATATTGGTTACTGGATCACTTCTGATTTATTTTGGTCTAGAGCGTCAATGTGGTTGATTGGGGCTGGTGTTGCCACAGGAATTATTGCTGCCATCACAGGATTGTTGGACTTTTTAAAAATTAATCGAGTTCGGCAACATAGCGCCGGTTGGATTCACATGGTTGGCAATGTTATTGCCCTTGCTCTTTCTTTGGTCAATTTTGGCTATAGATGGGGGAATGAAGCTCAAGCCATTATCCCCACAGGAATTATTTTATCCTTGATTGTGGCCACTACGTTAGGGGTGACAGGATGGTATGGTGCTGAGTTAGTTTATCGCCATAAAGTAGCGGTGATTGGTTACGGGCCCAACGAAAGACCCTAG
- the pyrH gene encoding UMP kinase — protein sequence MTYQRVLLKLSGEALMGNLGYGIDPKVVADIAQEIADVVQTGVQIAVVVGGGNIFRGVKAAAAGMDRATADYVGMIATVMNAITLQDALEQINIPTRVLTAIAMQEVAEPYIRRRAIRHLEKGRVVVFGAGSGNPFFTTDTTAALRAAEIDAEVVFKATKVDGVYDCDPHKNPNARRYQSLTYGHVLTHDLRVMDGTAIALCKENNIPIMVFDLTVSGNILRAVKGEPVGTIVGGFCEVI from the coding sequence ATGACTTACCAACGGGTGTTACTTAAACTGAGTGGAGAGGCATTAATGGGCAATTTAGGATATGGAATCGATCCTAAAGTCGTTGCTGATATCGCTCAGGAAATAGCTGATGTTGTCCAAACAGGAGTTCAAATCGCTGTTGTCGTCGGCGGAGGCAATATTTTTCGTGGGGTAAAAGCGGCAGCCGCAGGAATGGATCGAGCAACGGCTGATTATGTCGGCATGATTGCTACAGTAATGAACGCGATCACCTTGCAAGATGCCCTAGAACAGATTAATATTCCTACACGAGTCCTCACAGCGATCGCTATGCAAGAGGTGGCAGAACCTTACATTCGGCGACGGGCAATTCGTCACCTAGAAAAAGGGCGCGTAGTCGTTTTTGGGGCAGGTTCGGGAAATCCTTTCTTTACCACCGACACAACCGCAGCCCTCCGAGCGGCTGAAATAGACGCGGAAGTGGTGTTTAAAGCCACTAAAGTTGATGGGGTATATGATTGTGATCCTCATAAAAATCCTAATGCCCGTCGCTATCAAAGTTTGACCTATGGTCATGTTTTAACCCACGATCTTAGGGTAATGGATGGAACAGCGATCGCGCTGTGTAAGGAAAATAATATTCCGATCATGGTTTTTGATTTAACAGTTTCAGGAAATATCCTACGCGCTGTTAAAGGAGAACCCGTCGGAACAATTGTAGGAGGTTTCTGTGAAGTTATCTGA
- a CDS encoding DNA cytosine methyltransferase codes for MELLECGDEKKVIKYVDLFCGIGGFRLAVNQVSEGYNFKSICVFSSDIDGDAQTVYRENFGDLPEGDITKIPAEMIPHHHLLLAGFPCQPFSICGDLKGFEDTRGTLFFDIARILESKKPYTFVLENVKQLLVHQQGQTLNVIIKSLQKLGYYVNHKILNALDFGLPQKRERIFIVGCLDPIPFIWPNSTRPFKPLQEILETQVSSSYYASEQIRKNRLAKYEGKFYNEPTIWHENKAGHISAYPYSCAMRAGASYNYLLVNGERRLTEREMLRLQGFPDSFKLVGSYSASRKLVGNSVAIPCVSAVIRSLFDAVEKFKP; via the coding sequence ATGGAATTGTTGGAGTGTGGGGATGAGAAAAAAGTTATTAAATATGTCGATCTGTTTTGTGGGATAGGTGGCTTTCGTCTCGCGGTTAATCAAGTGAGTGAAGGGTATAATTTTAAGTCTATTTGTGTTTTTTCTTCCGATATTGATGGGGATGCTCAAACGGTTTATCGGGAGAATTTTGGAGATTTACCCGAAGGAGATATTACTAAAATTCCGGCTGAGATGATTCCTCATCATCATCTCCTTTTGGCGGGGTTTCCTTGTCAACCGTTTAGTATTTGTGGGGATTTAAAAGGCTTTGAAGATACGCGAGGAACTTTATTTTTTGATATTGCTCGTATTCTAGAGTCTAAAAAACCTTATACTTTTGTTCTGGAAAATGTGAAACAACTTTTAGTCCATCAACAAGGACAAACTTTAAACGTTATTATCAAAAGCTTGCAAAAATTGGGATATTATGTTAACCATAAAATTCTCAATGCTCTAGATTTTGGTTTACCTCAAAAACGAGAACGGATCTTTATTGTGGGATGTTTAGATCCGATTCCTTTTATCTGGCCTAATTCTACAAGACCCTTTAAACCTTTACAAGAAATTTTAGAAACTCAGGTTTCCTCAAGTTATTATGCCTCCGAACAAATTCGCAAAAATCGATTAGCTAAATATGAGGGAAAATTCTACAATGAACCAACAATCTGGCATGAAAATAAAGCCGGACATATCAGTGCTTATCCTTATTCTTGTGCCATGAGAGCCGGTGCATCCTATAATTATCTATTAGTGAATGGAGAAAGACGATTAACTGAGCGAGAAATGCTCCGTTTACAAGGGTTTCCCGATTCATTTAAGCTGGTGGGTTCTTACTCAGCGAGTCGAAAATTAGTCGGGAATAGTGTGGCAATTCCTTGTGTTAGTGCGGTTATTCGTTCTCTGTTTGATGCTGTAGAAAAATTTAAACCTTAA
- the msrA gene encoding peptide-methionine (S)-S-oxide reductase MsrA yields the protein MNNPREKATFGAGCFWGVEAAFRKLQGVVSTSVGYMGGHFPNPSYLDVCARITGHAEVVQLEYDPDQISYEKLLETFWTIHDPTSLNRQGADRGEQYRSVIFYHTSEQEKIARQSKHRLQISGKYDKDIVTEIKPASDYYLAQDYHQQYFDKKKKKSNTLNV from the coding sequence ATGAATAATCCAAGGGAAAAAGCCACTTTTGGGGCTGGATGTTTTTGGGGAGTTGAGGCAGCCTTCCGTAAACTTCAGGGAGTCGTTTCGACTTCTGTGGGCTATATGGGAGGCCATTTTCCTAATCCCTCCTATTTAGATGTCTGTGCTAGAATTACCGGTCATGCTGAAGTAGTACAGTTAGAGTATGATCCTGACCAGATCAGTTATGAAAAATTATTAGAAACCTTTTGGACGATCCACGATCCCACCAGTTTAAATAGACAAGGGGCCGATCGAGGAGAACAATATCGTTCTGTAATTTTTTATCATACTTCAGAGCAAGAAAAAATCGCTAGACAGTCTAAACACCGATTACAGATATCCGGTAAATACGATAAAGATATTGTCACAGAAATTAAACCGGCTTCTGACTATTATTTAGCACAAGACTATCATCAACAATATTTTGACAAGAAAAAGAAAAAATCAAATACTCTTAATGTTTAA
- a CDS encoding site-specific DNA-methyltransferase yields MATGIPNKNKLNRLDKNSHQIPFRLDYNGKVSIDDILNTIPAKLQPILTVDKLPKNKLIYGDNLRVLRTLLNDVNIAGKVGLIYIDPPYATGASFESRQQNHAYYDLMEGAEYIEFLRQRLILLRELLSDEGSIYVHLDEKMAFPIKIIMDEIFGSKNFRNWITRKKCNPKNYTRRQYGNISDYILFYTKTDNYIWNQPFESWTEVTAKKEYQYIEEETGRRYKKVPIHAPGVRKGATGQPWRGMLPPPGKHWQYTPQILDEMDARGEIYWSSTGNPRRKVYLDNSQGIAVQDIWLDFKDAHNQNIKITGYPTEKNSEMLRRIISASSNAEDLVLDAFAGSGTTVAVAEELGRQWIAIDNSLLAIKTMIHRLAMGTEVMGDFVKSNETKFKQECLININRVLHSGLDLYGEIAPELENISDTMIEEWNSKLNFQANLW; encoded by the coding sequence ATGGCAACAGGAATCCCCAACAAAAACAAATTGAATAGACTTGATAAAAATAGCCATCAAATCCCGTTTCGATTAGACTATAATGGCAAAGTTAGTATTGATGATATTTTAAATACAATTCCAGCTAAATTGCAGCCTATTTTAACGGTAGATAAACTCCCTAAAAATAAACTAATTTATGGAGATAATTTAAGAGTCCTCCGAACATTATTAAATGATGTTAATATAGCTGGAAAGGTTGGGTTAATCTACATCGATCCCCCCTATGCAACGGGAGCTTCTTTTGAATCAAGACAGCAAAATCATGCTTACTATGATTTGATGGAAGGTGCTGAGTATATAGAATTCCTTCGTCAACGTTTAATTTTACTGAGAGAACTTTTATCTGACGAGGGATCAATCTATGTCCATCTCGATGAAAAGATGGCTTTTCCTATAAAAATTATTATGGATGAAATTTTTGGCTCTAAAAATTTCCGAAATTGGATTACTAGAAAAAAGTGTAATCCCAAAAACTATACACGCAGACAATATGGTAATATTTCTGACTATATTTTATTTTATACAAAAACAGATAATTATATATGGAATCAGCCGTTTGAGTCTTGGACTGAAGTCACAGCTAAAAAAGAATACCAATACATTGAAGAGGAAACAGGAAGACGTTATAAAAAAGTACCTATTCATGCGCCAGGAGTCAGAAAGGGAGCAACGGGACAGCCTTGGAGAGGGATGCTTCCACCTCCTGGTAAACATTGGCAATATACTCCACAAATTCTTGATGAAATGGATGCAAGAGGTGAAATTTATTGGTCTTCAACAGGTAATCCTAGAAGAAAAGTATATTTAGATAATAGTCAAGGCATAGCAGTTCAGGATATCTGGCTTGATTTTAAAGATGCCCATAATCAAAATATAAAAATAACAGGCTATCCTACAGAAAAAAATTCAGAGATGCTTAGAAGAATTATATCAGCATCTTCTAATGCAGAGGATTTGGTTTTAGATGCTTTTGCTGGTAGTGGGACTACAGTCGCCGTTGCTGAAGAATTAGGAAGGCAATGGATAGCTATAGATAACTCTCTTTTGGCTATAAAAACAATGATTCATCGTTTAGCTATGGGAACTGAGGTCATGGGTGATTTTGTTAAAAGTAATGAAACTAAGTTCAAACAGGAATGTTTAATTAATATTAATAGGGTGTTACATAGTGGACTAGATTTATATGGTGAAATTGCCCCAGAGTTAGAGAATATTTCAGATACAATGATTGAGGAATGGAATAGTAAACTTAACTTTCAAGCCAATCTTTGGTAA
- a CDS encoding ABC transporter ATP-binding protein: protein MNAIATLDTVSYFYPSSSKAVLKDISLEIYSGEFLGLIGATGAGKTTLCLALNGIVPQFYGGRFFGHITVAGMDTLNYPVNQLARHVGMVFEDPEVQLTATSVENEIAFALENLSVPREEIYRRIPQVLEAVRLEGCEKKNPQDLSGGQKQRLAIAAALALQPSLLILDEPTSQLDPVGSEEVFATVKELNQELGIAIVMVSHAAEEMAEFADRLAFLSEGNLLAVDSPDKIYSKIDFLSENNLRPPQVAQSFYFINQRNIPIQPIPVTLPNGENLLKKLSNQITSPPSFPQPEIKTDQPLLSVQNLTHVYEDGTKALRDVTVDIHRGEYVLVIGQNGAGKSTLVKHFLNLLRPSQGKVYVDNRDTSQLSVSDLARLIGYVAQNPDNQIFNTTVEKEVSFALRNLGYSRKLVEQRTHQSLKNMELWEDRHLHPLALPRGDRARIVIAAILAMNPEIIIFDEPTIGQDYQGSRSILEVSRQLHQMGKTIIVITHHLYLMAEYAQRVLVMGKGTILLDAPIRHAYHQTELLQSTYLTPPQAVLLGQKLSELSDKDYPILTPQELAQCFVARSFTEEIK, encoded by the coding sequence ATGAACGCGATCGCTACTTTAGATACAGTTTCCTATTTTTATCCCAGTTCTTCTAAGGCAGTTTTAAAAGATATTTCCTTAGAGATTTATTCAGGGGAATTTTTAGGATTAATTGGAGCAACAGGGGCGGGCAAAACCACTCTCTGTTTAGCCCTTAATGGGATTGTTCCTCAATTTTATGGGGGGCGTTTTTTTGGACATATAACGGTGGCGGGAATGGATACTTTAAATTATCCCGTCAATCAGTTAGCGCGTCATGTGGGAATGGTATTTGAAGATCCAGAGGTTCAACTGACAGCAACCTCTGTGGAAAATGAGATCGCTTTTGCTTTGGAAAATTTATCTGTTCCCCGAGAAGAAATTTATCGGCGCATTCCCCAAGTTTTAGAAGCAGTTCGGTTAGAAGGATGTGAGAAAAAAAATCCTCAAGATCTCTCCGGAGGACAAAAACAACGATTAGCGATCGCCGCCGCTTTAGCATTACAACCCTCTTTACTGATTCTGGATGAACCGACTTCCCAATTAGATCCGGTTGGATCTGAAGAAGTTTTTGCTACCGTTAAAGAACTTAATCAAGAATTGGGAATTGCTATTGTCATGGTTTCCCATGCGGCGGAAGAAATGGCAGAATTTGCCGATCGCTTGGCTTTCTTATCTGAGGGAAATTTATTAGCGGTAGATAGTCCGGACAAAATTTATTCTAAAATTGACTTTTTAAGTGAAAATAATCTCCGTCCTCCCCAAGTTGCCCAAAGTTTTTATTTCATTAATCAGAGAAATATTCCCATTCAACCCATACCTGTCACTCTCCCAAACGGAGAAAATCTGCTCAAAAAATTATCAAATCAAATCACCTCACCCCCCTCATTTCCTCAACCCGAAATTAAAACCGATCAACCTTTATTATCAGTGCAAAATTTAACTCATGTTTATGAGGATGGCACGAAAGCGTTAAGAGATGTAACAGTCGATATTCATCGGGGGGAATATGTGCTAGTTATTGGGCAAAATGGAGCGGGAAAAAGTACCCTCGTTAAGCATTTTCTCAACCTATTACGCCCTTCTCAAGGTAAAGTGTATGTAGATAATCGGGATACCAGTCAGTTATCAGTCAGTGATTTAGCCCGTTTAATTGGATATGTGGCGCAAAACCCCGATAATCAAATCTTTAATACTACGGTAGAAAAAGAGGTTTCTTTTGCTTTGCGGAATTTAGGGTATTCCCGCAAATTGGTTGAGCAACGAACCCATCAAAGTCTTAAAAATATGGAGTTGTGGGAAGATCGTCATCTGCACCCTTTAGCGTTACCCAGAGGCGATCGCGCTAGAATTGTCATTGCTGCAATTTTAGCCATGAACCCAGAGATTATTATTTTTGATGAACCTACTATAGGACAAGATTATCAGGGATCTCGCTCTATTTTAGAGGTGAGCCGTCAATTACATCAAATGGGTAAAACAATTATTGTGATTACCCATCATTTATATTTAATGGCGGAATATGCTCAACGGGTTTTAGTGATGGGAAAAGGAACGATTTTACTCGATGCACCCATACGTCACGCCTATCATCAGACTGAGTTATTACAATCTACCTATTTAACTCCCCCGCAAGCCGTATTATTAGGGCAAAAACTGTCAGAATTGAGCGATAAAGATTATCCTATTTTAACACCTCAAGAGTTAGCCCAGTGTTTTGTAGCGCGTTCTTTTACAGAGGAGATAAAATAA
- a CDS encoding IS630 family transposase (programmed frameshift) — MKVVLTQNEDLTLFELQKASNAPLRTKTRAYILRLSSQGWKIEKIADFLFCSNITVRRTIHRWNKKGLLGLWDKPRAGRTPTWKPEDFSEIEDLLIQEQCTYSSAKIQQKLLIDKQVSLSQRQIRRILKKNNIWKRTKQSNKDKQDKKLKAINQADLDMLELSAAVGEICLKYLDESGFVLWSPVSYTWAKKGIQKIMEQTLKIGKRISICGLLEKEKSFEYALVLGSIKKYSYIEIMNWEAEKASQRLLKTGQITVVVQDNGSSHTAKIVREKHKDWQKKGLYRFFLPKYCSEMNKIENEWLRLKTDEIAGEMFEDEYDLAMAVIEAVENRAAEKGYATNRYRFPSKLS; from the exons TTGAAGGTAGTTTTAACCCAAAACGAAGACTTGACTTTATTTGAGCTACAAAAAGCATCAAATGCTCCATTACGAACTAAAACTAGAGCCTATATTTTACGTTTGTCGTCTCAAGGTTGGAAGATTGAAAAGATAGCAGATTTCCTTTTTTGCTCAAACATTACAGTAAGACGAACAATTCACAGGTGGAATAAAAAAGGGCTGCTTGGCTTATGGGATAAGCCTCGTGCCGGAAGAACGCCGACATGGAAACCCGAAGATTTTTCAGAAATAGAAGATTTATTAATTCAGGAACAATGTACTTACAGTAGTGCCAAAATTCAACAAAAGTTATTAATTGATAAACAAGTTTCTTTAAGTCAAAGACAAATTAGAAGAATCTTAAAAAAAAACAATATT TGGAAAAGAACAAAACAATCAAATAAAGATAAACAAGATAAAAAATTAAAAGCGATCAATCAAGCTGATTTGGATATGCTAGAATTATCGGCTGCGGTCGGAGAAATTTGTTTAAAGTATCTAGATGAATCGGGATTTGTGCTGTGGAGTCCAGTTAGCTACACTTGGGCTAAAAAAGGGATTCAAAAAATAATGGAACAGACCTTAAAAATAGGAAAAAGGATAAGCATTTGTGGGTTATTAGAAAAAGAAAAAAGTTTTGAATACGCTTTAGTCTTGGGAAGTATAAAAAAATATTCTTATATAGAAATCATGAATTGGGAAGCAGAGAAAGCTAGTCAAAGATTATTAAAAACAGGACAAATTACAGTAGTTGTTCAAGATAATGGTTCTAGCCATACGGCTAAAATTGTTAGAGAAAAACACAAAGATTGGCAAAAAAAAGGATTATATAGATTTTTTCTCCCAAAATATTGCTCGGAAATGAATAAAATTGAAAACGAATGGCTGAGGCTAAAAACAGACGAAATAGCTGGTGAAATGTTTGAAGATGAATATGATTTGGCTATGGCTGTTATTGAAGCCGTAGAAAATAGAGCAGCAGAAAAAGGATATGCAACAAACCGTTACCGATTTCCTTCAAAACTATCTTAA
- a CDS encoding energy-coupling factor transporter transmembrane component T family protein yields MGIKQWQTVNRDSIFTRLDFRTKLVLMVTVTLLAFIWESPITGSLLTLAVGLACVFAGVKLNYLGSLLKIMIPFYIFLLLSMGLFNVAQVKLLTGKEELTPLLMIPQNFWILGGAKISVEGTLYGINVMFKTLTMVLVIPLAIFTTDINQMIVSMVKANIPYKIVFIFSSTLRFFPLLFEEIQAIIEAQRLRGLAFEKMGWIQRTKVYATVAVPLILNAMTKSQTLEVVLQSKAFSGSSQRTYLHESILSSTDYLIIYSCIGLFILALIVYFWLGVGQFAWLIYS; encoded by the coding sequence ATGGGAATTAAACAATGGCAAACCGTTAACCGAGACTCGATTTTTACTCGCTTAGATTTTCGCACTAAGTTAGTTTTGATGGTGACAGTTACCCTTTTGGCCTTTATTTGGGAAAGTCCCATTACAGGAAGTTTATTAACATTAGCTGTGGGGTTAGCCTGTGTTTTTGCGGGAGTGAAGTTAAATTATTTGGGTTCTCTCTTAAAAATTATGATTCCCTTTTATATTTTTTTGTTGCTCAGTATGGGATTGTTTAATGTAGCACAGGTCAAATTATTAACGGGAAAAGAAGAGTTAACCCCTTTATTGATGATTCCGCAAAATTTTTGGATATTAGGGGGTGCGAAAATTTCCGTCGAAGGGACTTTATATGGCATTAATGTTATGTTTAAAACCTTAACAATGGTGCTGGTTATTCCCTTAGCTATTTTTACGACGGATATCAATCAGATGATTGTCAGTATGGTTAAGGCAAATATTCCCTATAAAATTGTGTTTATTTTTTCCTCTACTCTGCGGTTTTTTCCTTTGTTATTTGAAGAAATTCAAGCCATTATTGAAGCCCAAAGATTAAGAGGTTTGGCTTTTGAAAAAATGGGCTGGATACAACGGACTAAAGTTTATGCTACGGTAGCCGTTCCCCTCATTTTAAACGCCATGACTAAATCCCAAACCTTAGAAGTTGTCTTACAATCTAAGGCTTTTTCAGGGAGTTCTCAACGGACTTATCTTCATGAATCAATCTTGTCTTCGACTGATTATTTAATTATATATAGTTGTATTGGGCTATTTATTTTAGCGTTAATTGTGTATTTTTGGTTGGGAGTTGGACAGTTTGCTTGGTTGATTTATTCTTAA
- the frr gene encoding ribosome recycling factor: MKLSEVQDNMQKTIESTQRSFNTIRTGRANSALLDRVMVDYYGTETPLKSLANITTPDATTIAIQPYDRGSMGQIEKAIQLSDIGLTPNNDGQMIRLNIPPLTTERRKELVKLAGKLAEEGKVAIRNIRRDAIDSVRKQEKNHELSEDESRNLQDEIQKVTDEYTAKIDELLAAKEKDISTV; the protein is encoded by the coding sequence GTGAAGTTATCTGAAGTTCAAGACAATATGCAAAAGACGATTGAGTCAACTCAACGATCTTTTAACACGATTCGTACAGGCCGGGCGAATTCGGCTTTATTGGATCGGGTCATGGTCGATTATTATGGGACAGAAACGCCCTTAAAATCTTTAGCCAATATTACAACACCGGATGCAACTACCATCGCTATTCAGCCTTATGATAGAGGCAGTATGGGGCAAATTGAAAAAGCGATTCAATTGTCAGATATTGGATTAACCCCTAATAATGATGGTCAAATGATCCGCTTAAATATTCCTCCTCTGACCACTGAACGCCGTAAAGAATTAGTTAAATTAGCCGGCAAATTGGCAGAAGAGGGAAAGGTGGCTATCCGTAATATTCGCCGAGATGCGATCGATTCTGTTCGCAAACAGGAAAAAAATCACGAACTCTCGGAAGATGAATCTCGGAATTTACAAGATGAAATTCAAAAAGTTACTGATGAATATACAGCTAAGATTGATGAGTTATTAGCGGCTAAAGAAAAAGATATCTCTACTGTCTAA
- a CDS encoding helix-turn-helix domain-containing protein — protein MRHKEQNTKNNNGGDEQLLTTGEVAKSLRVHQRTVQRWISSHKLKAIKVGPRIWRIRQGDLDLFLSNQNQEETDI, from the coding sequence ATGCGACACAAAGAACAGAACACTAAAAATAATAATGGTGGGGATGAACAGTTGTTGACAACTGGAGAAGTAGCAAAGAGTCTGCGTGTTCATCAAAGAACAGTACAGCGTTGGATTTCATCTCATAAACTTAAAGCAATAAAAGTAGGGCCGAGGATTTGGCGAATTCGTCAAGGAGATCTAGATCTATTTCTCAGCAATCAAAATCAAGAAGAAACAGACATTTAA
- the speB gene encoding agmatinase yields MLLDSTPAVQQFLGSEQITPYSSAKVVILPIPYEATTTYRKGCENGPGAVLEASQQLEAYDEELEQETCIDVGIYTHSPIADTRYQFFSAEEMLHLTKETVSHLINDNKFVVAVGGEHAITTGVVQAYLETLKEPFTVIQIDAHGDMRSSFEGSIHNHACVMRRVLEMGLPTLPVGIRSICSEEAQLIKEKQIPVIWGRDIATGPDWIETAIARIPTEKVFITIDVDGIDPALIPGVGTPEPGGMGWYETLNFLKRVCQTHQVIGCDVMELAPVADSVVSEFTTAKLIYKLIGYVANSQNWQQTN; encoded by the coding sequence ATGCTTCTAGACTCAACTCCTGCGGTACAACAATTTTTAGGCTCAGAACAAATTACCCCCTATTCATCAGCAAAAGTCGTTATATTACCTATTCCCTACGAAGCGACTACGACTTATCGAAAAGGATGTGAAAATGGCCCTGGTGCAGTGCTAGAAGCCTCTCAACAATTAGAAGCTTATGACGAAGAATTAGAGCAAGAAACTTGTATTGATGTAGGAATTTATACTCATTCTCCTATCGCGGATACTCGTTATCAGTTCTTCTCTGCCGAAGAAATGTTACACCTAACGAAGGAAACCGTCTCACATTTAATTAACGATAATAAATTTGTCGTTGCTGTAGGAGGAGAACACGCTATTACTACAGGAGTCGTGCAAGCTTATCTGGAAACCCTAAAAGAACCCTTTACCGTCATTCAAATAGACGCTCATGGGGATATGCGCTCTAGTTTTGAAGGTTCAATCCATAATCACGCTTGTGTCATGAGACGGGTGTTAGAAATGGGTTTACCGACACTCCCCGTCGGCATTCGCAGTATTTGTTCCGAAGAAGCACAGTTAATTAAAGAAAAACAAATTCCCGTTATTTGGGGTAGAGATATCGCCACTGGGCCCGACTGGATAGAAACCGCGATCGCTCGTATTCCCACCGAAAAAGTGTTTATTACCATTGATGTAGATGGAATAGATCCAGCTTTAATTCCTGGGGTAGGCACTCCGGAGCCGGGGGGAATGGGATGGTACGAAACCCTAAACTTTTTAAAAAGAGTCTGTCAAACCCATCAAGTGATAGGCTGTGATGTGATGGAATTAGCTCCCGTAGCAGATTCAGTAGTTTCCGAGTTTACAACCGCCAAATTAATCTATAAATTAATCGGCTATGTAGCCAATAGTCAAAATTGGCAACAAACTAACTAA